A DNA window from Calliphora vicina chromosome 1, idCalVici1.1, whole genome shotgun sequence contains the following coding sequences:
- the LOC135952539 gene encoding sodium-independent sulfate anion transporter-like, translated as MSLNDVTTNSMDCIMITDHQTVSRSRLALKASESSLADLTDATETKTKYRVYLDKVFNKNVLRRHLPVLQWLPKYNKEDFIGDLIAGITDSLAAIPLALAFAGIAGLPTEFALYSSFMGNIIYTIFGSCKDNILGSTAIASLLTFQVAHGNWQKSLLFTLLSGLIELGMGVTRLGFVIDFVSGPVSSGFTSAVALIIFTSQIKNILVVKSTGKSFLENWISMFKDIHNYRITDTILGFSSIVILVILRYVGNLRINPKENQEIKKIYVILNKIVWFLGVSRNALLAVVTAALVAYFEHKGISYFQLTGYIPSGFPPVEVPAFTIASNVTTNGIETQVTEDFWDLLHEFGSALIVIPLISLLETIAVCKNFANGKPVDTNQELIALGLANISTSFFRGYRINGGLARGSVNTASGGRTQFVNVYISVIVILAMLFLAEYFYYIPKATLAGIIIAAVLFQLQYQVIVPMWHSKRSDVYVGLLAFIACLIMPLSVGIAIAIGINVLYILYHSARPKIAVDQVKTPSGKQFLRLTPDRCLIFPSMEFVRNKVLKSGLKYSLPVVIDCTYIYASDFTTAKVIESIINDFNSRKQKLIFFNLRPNVVKVFAATLHSKFILCYSLDCIEKLLDDNSPTTVSANVNCNNVEITEF; from the exons TGTATAATGATAACGGATCATCAAACGGTGTCTCGGAGTCGTCTGGCGCTAAAGGCCAGTGAATCATCGTTGGCAGATTTAACAGATGCTAccgaaactaaaacaaaatatcgTGTGTATTTGGATAAAGTGTTTAATAAGAATGTTTTGCGACGTCATTTACCGGTGCTGCAATGGCTACCGAAATATAATAAAGAAGATTTTATAGGTGACTTAATAGCGGGTATAACTGATTCTTTGGCCGCCATACCATTGGCCTTGGCATTTGCCGGCATAGCGGGTCTACCAACAGAG TTTGCTCTTTACAGTTCCTTCATGGGCAACATAATCTATACCATATTCGGTTCTTGCAAAGACAACATTTTAGGTTCTACGGCTATAGCTTCTCTACTAACCTTTCAAGTTGCCCACGGCAATTGGCAGAAATCTTTACTGTTTACCTTATTGTCTGGCCTAATTGAACTAGGAATGGGCGTAACACGTTTAGGCTTTGTTATAGATTTTGTTTCCGGCCCAGTTAGTTCCGGTTTCACCAGTGCAGtagctttaattatttttacctcacaaattaaaaacattctAGTGGTTAAAAGTACAGGAAAAtcgtttttggaaaattggATTTCCATGTTCAAAGACATACACAATTATCGCATTACGGATACAATTTTAGGTTTTAGTAGTATTGTTATATTGGTCATACTCCGGTATGTGGGCAATTTAAGAATTAATCCTAAAGAAAATcaagaaattaaaaagatttatgtgattcttaacaaaattgtttggtttttgGGAGTTTCACGTAATGCTCTTTTAGCGGTTGTTACTGCTGCTTTAGTGGCTTATTTTGAACACAAGGGTAttagttattttcaattaaCGGGTTATATACCATCGGGTTTTCCGCCAGTTGAAGTTCCGGCCTTTACTATTGCAAGTAACGTTACCACGAATGGTATAGAGACGCAAGTAACTGAAGATTTTTGGGATTTACTACATGAATTTGGTTCAGCACTAATTGTCATACCGCTGATATCACTTTTGGAGACAATTGCGGtgtgtaaaaattttg CCAATGGTAAACCCGTCGATACAAATCAGGAATTGATCGCCCTGGGATTGGCTAATATTTCCACCTCATTTTTCCGTGGATATCGCATTAATGGTGGTTTAGCCAGAGGTTCGGTAAATACAGCAAGTGGAGGCAGAACACAATTCGTAAATGTATACATCAGCGTTATAGTAATATTGGCCATGCTGTTTTTGgcagaatatttttattatatacctAAGGCAACATTGGCTGGCATAATAATAGCAGCTGTGCTATTTCAACTGCAGTATCAAGTTATAGTACCCATGTGGCATAGTAAAA gaTCTGATGTCTATGTGGGTTTACTGGCATTTATAGCCTGTTTAATTATGCCCTTAAGTGTAGGCATAGCTATTGCCATTggtataaatgttttatatattctGTATCACTCAGCACGACCGAAAATTGCCGTGGATCAAGTAAAG ACCCCCAGTGGTAAACAGTTTCTAAGACTTACACCCGATCGCTGCTTGATCTTCCCCTCCATGGAGTTTGTACGCAATAAGGTTTTAAAATCGGGCCTAAAGTATTCCCTTCCTGTTGTCATTGATTGCACTTACATTTATGCCAGCGATTTTACGACTGCAAAAGTTATAGAAtcaattattaatgattttaattctagaaaacaaaagctaatattCTTTAACTTACGTCCAAATGTAGTCAAGGTATTTGCTGCTACATTACActccaaatttattttatgttattcattagattgtatagaaaaattattagaTGATAACAGTCCCACAACTGTAAGTGCCAATGTTAATTGTAATAATGTAGAAATAACGGAATTTTAA
- the LOC135963369 gene encoding sodium-independent sulfate anion transporter, translating into MRTDQPSQRNNSSGSEVSLEIPPNAIYNTSRDCIVQDEDNVDKPSCCTTTMDWLKQTSANIFRKKTLYKRLPILTWLPKYNRQDFIGDLMAGITVGLTVIPQGLAYAGIAGLDLQYGLYGCFLGCFIYIFLGSSKDVPVGPTAISALLTFQTAQGVWQKAVLLTFLTGLIEIGMGVFQLGFLIDFVSGPVSAGFTSAGSLIIFTSQFKDLFGVNTKGDTFVDMWISIINDIHNISWNDAGLGVACIVVLLSMRAMASMSFGPKDGHKTCCQKFWSGLFWVIGTSRNAVLVIVTSGIGYYLISSDIDVFRMVGYVPSGMPEFKLPPFGMTTFTNSSTGEIIEVHESFAQMVSSLGSGLIVVPLIALLENMAVVQAFADGKPCDATQELIAVGICNVANSFAQGFRGNGGIARGAVLNSSGVRTQLSNVYTGLIVIIALLYATPAFYYIPKAALAAIIMAAVIFMIQYRVVKPMWRSKKSDLIPGLATFIACLVLPLQLGILVGIGINIVFILYHAARPKLRVETLCTSNGLKYLMLTPDRCLIFPSVEFVRNVITKQGRKSTLPVVIDCTHIYGADFTAAKVVSTMIDDFETRQQKLYFYNLQPRVAEVFEGINNNLVVIYDMTVLEMRLSGKEDETSKL; encoded by the exons atgcgCACCGATCAACCTTCACAACGTAATAATAGTTCGGGTTCCGAAGTATCCTTGGAAATACCACCGAATGCAATTTATAATACATCGCGTGATTGTATAGTTCAAGATGAGGATAACGTTGATAAACCTAGCTGTTGTACTACAACCATGGATTGGTTGAAACAAACATCGGCGAATATATTTCGCAAAAAGACTTTGTACAAACGTTTGCCGATCTTGACCTGGTTACCGAAATATAATCGTCAAGATTTTATAGGCGATTTAATGGCGGGCATTACGGTTGGTTTAACTGTTATACCTCAGGGTTTAGCTTATGCTGGCATAGCTGGATTAGATTTACAG TACGGTTTATATGGCTGCTTTTTGGGttgtttcatttatatattCCTTGGCTCAAG CAAAGATGTTCCCGTTGGACCTACCGCCATTTCTGCTTTACTCACCTTCCAGACCGCACAAGGTGTTTGGCAAAAAGCCGTTTTACTCACCTTTCTAACAGGCCTTATAGAAATTGGCATGGGTGTATTCCAGCTGGGTTTCCTTATAGATTTTGTCTCGGGTCCTGTTAGTGCTGGTTTCACTAGTGCCGGTTCCCTGATCATTTTCACCTCACAATTTAAGGATCTTTTTGGTGTTAATACCAAGGGCGATACATTTGTGGACATGTGGATTTCGATTATAAATGATATACATAATATAAGCTGGAATGATGCTGGTTTGGGTGTAGCTTGCATTGTGGTGTTACTCAGTATGCGTGCCATGGCCAGTATGAGTTTTGGTCCCAAAGATGGCCATAAGACATGCTGTCAGAAATTTTGGTCTGGTCTGTTTTGGGTTATTGGCACCTCACGTAATGCCGTTTTGGTTATTGTTACCTCAGGAATCGGTTATTATTTGATCAGTTCTGATATTGATGTATTCCGCATGGTAGGTTATGTTCCATCTGGTATGCCTGAGTTTAAATTGCCACCCTTTGGCATGACCACTTTTACGAATTCATCAACGGGAGAAATTATAGAAGTGCATGAAAGTTTTGCCCAAATGGTTAGTAGTTTGGGTTCAGGTCTCATAGTGGTGCCTTTAATTGCTCTATTGGAAAATATGGCCGTGGTGCAGGCTTTTG CTGATGGCAAACCTTGTGATGCCACTCAAGAACTTATTGCTGTGGGTATTTGCAATGTTGCCAATTCATTTGCTCAAGGTTTCCGTGGCAATGGTGGCATTGCCCGCGGTGCTGTTTTAAATTCCAGCGGTGTACGCACTCAACTTTCCAACGTTTATACGGGTCTTATTGTTATCATTGCTCTATTGTATGCCACCCCAGCCTTTTATTATATTCCTAAGGCTGCCTTGGCTGCTATTATTATGGCTGCTGTTATATTCATGATTCAATATCGTGTCGTTAAACCCATGTGGAGAAGCAAAA AATCTGATTTAATTCCCGGCTTGGCTACCTTTATTGCCTGTTTGGTATTACCTTTGCAATTGGGCATTTTAGTAGGCATCGGCATCAATATTGTTTTCATTCTATATCATGCTGCTCGTCCCAAATTGCGTGTGGAAACTTTATGT ACCTCCAACGGCCTTAAATATCTAATGTTAACACCCGATCGTTGTCTCATTTTCCCCTCTGTGGAATTTGTACGTAACGTTATTACCAAACAGGGACGCAAGTCCACCTTACCCGTTGTCATCGACTGTACTCATATTTATGGTGCCGATTTTACTGCTGCCAAAGTAGTCTCCACCATGATCGATGATTTCGAAACGCGCCAACAGAAACTTTACTTTTACAACCTACAACCCAGAGTTGCTGAAGTCTTCGAGGGTATTAATAATAATCTAGTTGTAATTTACGATATGACCGTGTTAGAAATGAGATTATCTGGCAAAGAAGACGAGACTTCTAAACTATAG